From Lolium perenne isolate Kyuss_39 chromosome 5, Kyuss_2.0, whole genome shotgun sequence, a single genomic window includes:
- the LOC139831553 gene encoding uncharacterized protein has protein sequence MRHRLGLKGFAGHSSDGLSGGLALFWHESLVVEVKAINERMIDVYVRESPNAPQWHLTCVYGEPRVENRHLMWDALRAIRAESDLPWLVVGDFNEALWPEEHISATARPAGQMQAFRDVLNDCRLTDLGFAGVPYTFDNMRKGRANVKVRLDRAVATMDWRDMYADTRVQHLVSPCSDHCPILVSLTKEERGARRPKKRQYEVLWERAAELPEKIAHAWMEAGPKGDLAAVRKGLNEVMTVLQSWSKRKFGNILRELDKARKQLELLMLNGASQQEIRKASDHMQEMLYREELLWLQRSRISWLKEGDRNTRFFHQKAVWRARKNKIKKLKDDDGSWQSTPSDMERMATSYFKELFTRDPSLNSDDLVGLFQEKVTPEMNEALCKDFSDEEIGDALFQIGPLKAPGVDGFPARFYQRNWATLKAEVVNAVKVFFATGRMPDGINDTAIVLIPKTDNPETLKDFRPISLCTVLYKVLSKCMVNRLRPILGELISKNQSAFIPGRLITDNALVAFECLHFMEQNSNPNKQFCAYKLDLSKAYDRVDWDFLQKTLQRMGFAHRWVDWIMSCVTTVRYTVKFNGSLLDVFSPSRGLRQGDPLSPFLFLFVADGLSALLNKEVQQNTIEPIRICRRAPGISHLLFADDSLLFFKADVVQANRIKQVLGDFTGSTGQLINPGKCSIMFSSSCPQIIRDEIKNALHISAEAFETKYLGLPTPEGRMNKEKLQSIQAKLGKRLTIYEDNFMTQAAKEVLIKSVAQALPVYLMGVFKLPYGLCDELTKMIRDFWWGTENGQRKAHWIAWDKLLRSKNQGGLGFKDLRLFNQALLARQAWRLIQFPDSLCAQLLKAKYYPNGNLIDTVFTGNASSTWLAIEHGLQLLKKGVLWRVGNEDAVKILQIKTSARNEDDFLSWAPEQKGIYTVRSGYRLAFEEHLHGHGLEATSSRPNGDRPSWKLIWKCPVPPKVQNLVWKIGRNALATQVNKHRRGIKTPPLCLICGRENEDTFHVFVRCPPARDLWNAMREKWDIPADTELKNTGTEWLLQLIHGLSEEQRARTFMLLWRIWYVHNEITHDKPLPSVEGSRRFLLSYLESLMLIKQCPDKDLEKGKMVVSHDKGFKRTHDPSVGRQKEKKKWIPPKPGELKVNVDGSWAPSGAAGVGMVIRNSEGNVVLAACRQLTGCQDATEAEITALEDGLKLALLWTHLPLTIETDCAVA, from the exons ATGCGTCATAGGTTAGGTTTAAAGGGTTTTGCTGGTCATAGTAGTGATGGTTTAAGTGGAGGGTTAGCTCTTTTTTGGCATGAGAGTCTGGTTGTAGAAGTTAAAGCTATAAATGAAAGAATGATTGATGTGTATGTGCGAGAGTCCCCGAATGCGCCGCAATGGCACCTTACTTGCGTCTATGGAGAACCCCGTGTCGAAAACCGTCATCTCATGTGGGATGCACTCCGTGCGATCAGAGCTGAGTCTGACCTTCCATGGCTTGTTGTTGGTGATTTTAATGAGGCCCTATGGCCCGAAGAGCACATCTCCGCCACAGCTCGCCCAGCTGGACAGATGCAAGCTTTCCGTGATGTACTTAATGATTGCCGTCTAACAGATTTGGGCTTTGCAGGGGTTCCTTATACCTTTGACAATATGCGAAAAGGAAGGGCAAATGTGAAGGTTCGCCTGGACAGAGCCGTGGCCACGATGGACTGGAGAGACATGTATGCTGATACTAGGGTCCAGCACCTCGTTTCCCCATGTTCAGATCATTGCCCTATCCTTGTGTCCCTCACGAAGGAAGAGAGGGGAGCTAGGAGACCTAAAAAACGCCAATATGAAGTGCTCTGGGAGAGGGCAGCTGAGTTACCAGAGAAGATTGCGCATGCATGGATGGAGGCAGGCCCTAAGGGCGATTTAGCTGCAGTGCGCAAGGGTTTAAATGAGGTCATGACAGTTTTACAGTCTTGGAGCAAACGCAAGTTTGGAAACATCCTGCGGGAATTGGACAAAGCTAGGAAACAGCTTGAGCTCCTTATGTTAAATGGAGCGAGCCAGCAAGAAATTCGTAAAGCGTCTGATCATATGCAGGAAATGCTATATCGCGAGGAGCTTCTGTGGTTGCAACGCTCTAGAATTAGCTGGCTCAAAGAAGGAGACCGTAACACTCGCTTTTTTCACCAAAAGGCAGTGTGGCGGGCGCGGAAGAATAAGATAAAGAAACTGAAGGATGATGATGGAAGCTGGCAGTCGACGCCATCTGATATGGAGAGAATGGCGACATCCTACTTTAAGGAATTGTTTACTAGAGATCCGTCCTTAAATTCAGATGACCTTGTGGGCTTGTTCCAGGAAAAGGTCACTCCAGAAATGAACGAGGCATTGTGCAAGGATTTCAGTGACGAGGAGATCGGTGACGCGCTCTTTCAAATTGGGCCGCTCAAGGCGCCTGGTGTAGATGGATTCCCGGCAAGATTTTACCAGCGAAACTGGGCGACGTTGAAAGCAGAGGTTGTCAATGCAGTAAAGGTGTTCTTCGCTACTGGAAGAATGCCAGATGGCATAAATGATACTGCCATTGTCCTTATTCCCAAAACAGATAATCCGGAGACTTTGAAAGATTTTAGGCCTATAAGCCTCTGCACGGTGTTATACAAGGTTCTATCCAAATGCATGGTCAACAGACTAAGACCAATTCTTGGGGAGCTCATCTCAAAAAATCAAAGCGCCTTCATCCCAGGAAGATTGATAACTGATAATGCTTTGGTAGCTTTCGAATGCCTTCACTTCATGGAGCAGAATTCAAATCCGAATAAGCAGTTTTGCGCTTACAAGCTGGATCTCTCAAAGGCATATGATCGGGTGGATTGGGATTTTCTTCAGAAAACGCTGCAGAGAATGGGGTTTGCACACCGGTGGGTTGATTGGATAATGTCATGTGTGACCACGGTGCGGTATACTGTTAAATTTAATGGATCCCTTCTTGATGTGTTTTCGCCTTCCCGGGGACTCCGGCAAGGTGATCCCCTGTCCCCCTTTCTGTTCCTTTTTGTTGCCGATGGTTTGTCAGCTCTGTTAAACAAGGAAGTTCAGCAGAACACAATTGAACCCATCCGTATTTGCAGGCGAGCTCCGGGCATTTCACACCTCCTGTTCGCCGATGATAGTTTGCTCTTTTTTAAGGCAGATGTGGTTCAGGCTAACAGGATTAAGCAAGTGCTAGGAGATTTCACTGGGAGTACTGGTCAGCTCATAAACCCGGGGAAGTGCTCCATCATGTTCAGCTCGTCTTGCCCTCAGATTATTCGAGATGAGATTAAGAATGCCCTGCATATATCAGCTGAGGCGTTTGAAACGAAATATTTGGGTCTGCCTACCCCCGAGGGTAGGATGAATAAAGAGAAGCTTCAAAGCATACAAGCAAAGTTAGGGAAGCGGTTAACCATCTATGAGGACAATTTCATGACACAGGCTGCTAAAGAAGTGCTCATTAAGTCTGTGGCACAGGCGCTTCCAGTTTACCTCATGGGAGTTTTTAAATTGCCATATGGACTATGTGATGAACTTACTAAAATGATTAGAGATTTCTGGTGGGGTACAGAGAATGGCCAACGGAAAGCTCATTGGATAGCCTGGGACAAGCTCCTGCGCTCCAAAAACCAGGGAGGCTTAGGGTTTAAGGACCTTCGGTTGTTCAATCAGGCCCTACTCGCTCGTCAGGCCTGGAGGCTCATCCAATTCCCGGACTCTCTCTGTGCGCAGCTGCTAAAGGCCAAATATTACCCTAATGGCAACCTGATTGATACCGTCTTCACAGGAAATGCCTCATCGACATGGTTGGCGATCGAGCACGGGCTTCAACTTCTGAAAAAGGGTGTTCTGTGGCGGGTAGGAAACG AGGATGCCGTTAAGATTTTACAGATAAAGACCTCAGCGAGGAATGAGGATGACTTCCTATCTTGGGCTCCAGAGCAAAAAGGTATCTATACTGTGCGCAGTGGGTACCGCCTTGCGTTTGAGGAACATCTTCATGGTCATGGCCTTGAAGCTACTAGCAGCCGGCCAAATGGCGACCGTCCAAGCTGGAAGTTGATTTGGAAGTGCCCGGTGCCTCCTAAGGTCCAGAACCTGGTTTGGAAAATTGGTCGCAATGCCCTCGCCACGCAAGTGAATAAGCACAGACGAGGAATTAAAACTCCCCCGCTGTGTCTCATCTGTGGACGGGAAAATGAAGATACTTTCCATGTTTTCGTCCGTTGTCCGCCTGCCAGGGACCTTTGGAATGCCATGCGAGAAAAGTGGGACATCCCGGCGGATACTGAACTAAAGAACACGGGAACGGAGTGGCTGTTACAACTTATTCATGGCCTGTCGGAGGAACAGCGAGCTAGAACCTTCATGCTGCTTTGGCGGATCTGGTATGTGCACAACGAGATCACCCACGACAAGCCTCTGCCATCTGTGGAGGGTTCGCGACGTTTCCTGCTAAGCTACCTGGAATCTCTCATGCTGATTAAGCAATGCCCCGACAAAGATTTGGAGAAGGGGAAGATGGTTGTATCCCATGACAAGGGGTTCAAACGAACCCATGATCCAAGCGTGGGAAggcagaaggaaaagaagaagtggATTCCTCCTAAACCGGGCGAACTCAAGGTTAATGTGGATGGGTCCTGGGCGCCTAGTGGAGCAGCTGGGGTTGGGATGGTAATCAGGAATAGTGAAGGCAATGTCGTACTGGCCGCTTGCCGTCAGTTGACTGGCTGTCAGGACGCTACAGAAGCGGAGATCACGGCGCTGGAAGATGGCCTGAAGTTGGCGCTACTATGGACGCACCTGCCTCTTACTATTGAGACAGACTGTGCggtggcgtga